The Halioglobus maricola genome segment AGTGACAGCAAGCGCGATATCGTTATCGCCATCGACGCCGGCCACGGCGGTGAGGACCCGGGCGCTCTCGGCCCCGGTAAGCGCCGCGAGAAAGACATTGTGTTGGCCATCGCCAAGGACCTGAATGCGCTGTTCAAGGCCGACCGGGGATTTGCCCCCACCCTGATCCGCACCGGCGATTACTATGTGAGCCTGAAGGGCCGCCGTGACCTTGCGCGCAAGCGTCAGGCCGATCTGTTTGTGTCCATTCACGCCGACGCATTCACCCGCAAGGAGGCCAACGGCGCCTCGGTGTATGCGCTCTCCACCAGAGGTGCCACCAGTACCGCTGCCCGTTACCTGGCCCAACGCGAGAACGCCGCCGACCTCGTGGGCGGTGTGAGCCTGTCAGACAAAGACGACATGTTGGCCGGCGTGCTCGCCGACCTGTCCATGACCTCCACCCTGGACGCCAGCCTGCAGGTAGGCACCGAGGTGTTGGGGCATATGGACAACATAGCCAGGTTGCATAAGAAGAACGTCGAGCAAGCGGGCTTCGCCGTGCTGAAGTCGCCGGACATTCCCTCCATCCTGGTTGAGACCGGCTTCATCTCCAACCCGGGGGAAGCGAAAAAACTCGCCACTCGCAGCTACCAGAAAAAGATGGCGCGGGCGATTCACGCCGGCATCAAGAACTACCTGGTGGCGCACCCGCCGTCAGGCACACTGGTGGCATGGAACAAGGCCCAGGGCGGCACTGAGTACACCATCGCTCGCGGCGACACACTCTCAGCCATCGCCCAGCGCTTCAACATCTCACTGGCCTCACTGAAGACCGCCAATGGCATCGACGGCTCAAAAATCATGGTCGGCCAGAAGCTAACCATTCCCGCCACCTGAATTCGGTTTATAAATTGGGGTCAGGCCTCAATTTTCTGAGAGAATGATGCCCTGACTCCCCAGGATCCCCCGCGCATGTCCAAGATTCACCGCCTTTCCACTCGACTCGCCAACCAGATCGCCGCTGGCGAGGTCGTCGAGCGCCCGGCTTCTGTGGCCAAAGAGGTGCTGGAGAACAGTCTCGACGCCGGCGCCACGCGGGTGGATGTGGATGTTGAGGGTGGCGGCGTCAAGCTGATCCGCATCCGCGACAACGGCAGTGGCATGGCGCCGGCAGATTTGCCGCTGGCGATGGCGCGTCACGCCACCAGCAAGATTCTGTCACTGGAAGATCTCGAAGCCGTGGGTAGCCTTGGCTTTCGCGGCGAGGCCTTGGCAAGTATCGGCTCTGTTTCGCGCCTGACCCTGACCAGTAATGCCGAGGAAGAGGGCAGTGGCGGCAATAGCGCCTCCTGTGAGGGGCGTGAAATGGAGGTTCTGGTAAAGCCTGCGCCACATCCGCAGGGCACTACGGTTGAAGTGCGTGATCTGTTCTTCAATACGCCGGCCCGGCGTAAATTCCTGCGCACCGAGAAAACCGAATTCAATCACCTTGAAGAGGTGGTGAAGCGCCTGGCCCTGTCGCGCTTTGACGTGGCTTTCAGCCTGAGGCACAACGGCCGCACTATCCACCAGCTCAAGGCCGGTACCAGCCAGGCGGAACAGCAGCGGCGAGTAGCGACCGTGTGCGGGCCGGCCTTTATGGAGCAGGCAATCTACCTGGAGAACGAGGCTTTGGGCCTGAAGCTCTGGGGCTGGGTGGGCCTGCCCACGTTCTCCCGCAGCCAGGCGGATCTGCAGTACTTTTTCGTCAACGGCCGTGTGATTCGCGACCGGCTCATTGCCCATGCGGTGAAGCAGGCTTATCGCGATGTGCTCTACCACGGGCGCCATCCGGCATTTGTGCTCTACCTTGAGCTCGACCCGGCGCTGGTGGATGTGAACGTGCACCCGACCAAGCACGAGGTGCGTTTTCGCGATGGCCGCAGCGTGCACAACTTTATTTTCTCCAGCCTGCACCGGGCTCTGGCGGATGTGCGCCCGGCGGACCAGCTCCCGGACAATACCGTGGCCACCGGTGACGGTATGGCGATCAACACCGAGACCGGCGAGATAGCGACCCAGTCGGCGCTGACCTGGGGCGCTGAACGGGGGGGTGGGTCCAATGCAGCAGGTACCGGTGAGCCTCGCCCCATGGGCGCCGGCTTCTTTGGCGGTAGCGGTGTGGCCCCGGGTGCGGGCCAGGCCCAGATGTCTGCCTACCAGCAGCTGCATCCGACGCTTCCGGAGCAAAGTCGCGAGGAAGATGTGCCTCCGCTGGGTTATGCCCTGGCGCAGCTCAAGGGTATTTACATTCTCGCCGAGAACGCCGCCGGCCTGGTGCTGGTGGACATGCATGCTGCCCATGAACGCATTACCTATGAGCGCCTGAAAACCTCCCGCGATGAGGAAGGCATTCGCAGCCAGCCGCTGCTGGTGCCACAGCCGATTGCTGTG includes the following:
- a CDS encoding N-acetylmuramoyl-L-alanine amidase, whose product is MKRAWIGAILGYLLAATANAADVKDVRLWRAPDHTRVVFDLTGPAEHKLMVLSNPSRIVLDVENTRLRTSFSDLTLDDTPIRQIRSGVRAGDDLRVVLDISTAVDPRSFTLKANDQASDRLVLDLYDKGAKSARAPVKKTVSSDSKRDIVIAIDAGHGGEDPGALGPGKRREKDIVLAIAKDLNALFKADRGFAPTLIRTGDYYVSLKGRRDLARKRQADLFVSIHADAFTRKEANGASVYALSTRGATSTAARYLAQRENAADLVGGVSLSDKDDMLAGVLADLSMTSTLDASLQVGTEVLGHMDNIARLHKKNVEQAGFAVLKSPDIPSILVETGFISNPGEAKKLATRSYQKKMARAIHAGIKNYLVAHPPSGTLVAWNKAQGGTEYTIARGDTLSAIAQRFNISLASLKTANGIDGSKIMVGQKLTIPAT
- the mutL gene encoding DNA mismatch repair endonuclease MutL; the protein is MSKIHRLSTRLANQIAAGEVVERPASVAKEVLENSLDAGATRVDVDVEGGGVKLIRIRDNGSGMAPADLPLAMARHATSKILSLEDLEAVGSLGFRGEALASIGSVSRLTLTSNAEEEGSGGNSASCEGREMEVLVKPAPHPQGTTVEVRDLFFNTPARRKFLRTEKTEFNHLEEVVKRLALSRFDVAFSLRHNGRTIHQLKAGTSQAEQQRRVATVCGPAFMEQAIYLENEALGLKLWGWVGLPTFSRSQADLQYFFVNGRVIRDRLIAHAVKQAYRDVLYHGRHPAFVLYLELDPALVDVNVHPTKHEVRFRDGRSVHNFIFSSLHRALADVRPADQLPDNTVATGDGMAINTETGEIATQSALTWGAERGGGSNAAGTGEPRPMGAGFFGGSGVAPGAGQAQMSAYQQLHPTLPEQSREEDVPPLGYALAQLKGIYILAENAAGLVLVDMHAAHERITYERLKTSRDEEGIRSQPLLVPQPIAVSQREVAVAADSAALFQRLGMAVDVAGEESLVIREIPVSLRDSDVEQLLRDVLADLIEYGSSERIEAHMDEILSTMACHGSVRANRRLTVPEMNALLRDMEETERSGQCNHGRPTWTQMGLDELDKLFLRGR